The genomic region GCACAGGGTCCTGGTCCTCATCCTTCTCATCATCAGAGAGCTCCAAATCAGAGCCTCCCTCAACTATCTTGAATAAAATTCTCTCTGCTTCAGTTCTGGTCCCTACAACAATGTAGCGTTAAATTTGATACATTTAGTCCTGGTGTCCATTTTAATGGACATTCATAAaatagttattatttaaaatctaaaacaaagtAAGTACAAATAAAGTTGTAAATATGATTCCTGACAtgttcataaacaaaaaaatgtgtcaatgtCATTTGAAAAATTATAACAAATAGATGAAATTTGACTTACCTTTCCTCTTTCCATAAAATGTGGCTGTGCCTATGGCAGCCAttttgaagaggaagaaagcgGTGGTTCCCTGCCACCAAACCAATGATGTTGTATATCAATGGAAAGCCCAGGATGTCCTCTTTAGAAGACAACGGGTATTCATAGAGTagctcaaaaaaataaagaattattcACATTAACTAAATGTCCACTATAGAGGACACAAGTCTATGGGCTGGGTCCCAGGAGGATATAATTTATAGGTCAACACGTTTCTAGTTGGCACGTGTAGCCTTCTGTCTTATTTAAAGTCTCGTGCAAATGTCTAGAATTACAGTGTGTAGGTGAGGGCCGAAGATCGTCAACTTCAAGCGACGTGTtactatgtttttttaaaacgaGTAATGAGGACACAATAACTATAAACTGCATTGTCTACTTCTttcctttattacattttcacatatATTGTTCTTGtgtttaatataaaatcaaaaCTTTCCAAAATATGATCATGCACTTAGTCATTGTctagtttttgttgtgtgtgtgtgattgtgggGACCTGAAATGAGGGCAGAGTGAGACTTCTCACATGTCACTGCTGTGTTTGGGGACCTGTGCAATTTGTCCGGACATCAAACTGTGCGCTggataaatattattttatcaaAGTTGTCAACGTTGTCACTTTTATCAACGTTGCCCATCCACTCTGACAAGTGTCATGTGTGATGCTAACCAGTAGAACAAAGTGTTCCCTGCAGCCAAAATGCAAAACACTTACATATTCAACTGTTTGTTTGTAAGCATAAattaagtcaaattaaaaactcatttaaaagtATGTGAAGACAATTTAGGAACAGATTACTTTCTGATGTTGCACACAATATACCATCTTACCCAACTGCATACAAGTATATATTCAGGTCAAAGTTCCTGCTTCACGGTGAAATGAATATGAAGGCTCTCCTGTGCAGCAGTGAACACAGCAGTGGAAGACACAAGTGAGAGCTGTACAGCGTTCCCGAGAAGACTAGTTTCGCTCACGTTTCTGCCCCCGCCTCTCTTACAGGCGAGGGGAGGAGAACAAATGATGTGAATTATAAAAACTGCTTCTACATCTCCACAGTAACTACTACAGCTGGTGACTCTGCATGAGGCAGCAGCCTCCTCCGGGCGCACCGCGCACACGGGTTCTAGTCTGCGGCATGTCGGCCGGCTTCGGCGAATGGGCGGCGGACCGGCCAGCAGGTAGGAGATCCGGGACAGAACCGACTACTGCAGCGTAAAGGCAACCTGCTTCCCAACGGTGGCCGAGGGACCCTTTAACGTAGCTTCTTTGCCGTCCGTCATTTGGGTGGaaactaaatcaaaacagagTAAAGGCTACTTCCAGAGTCTTCTAAACTTCAGTTCATGCAATTGCTCGGCTGTAAAGTTAGCGACAGTAAAACAACCGGCTGTAAATAGTAATGCAATGTTTCGATAACTTATGTTGACATTAGTGGACCGGACGTAGTATGTTCTGCACCGGTGATTTAGCCTGTGGCCCAAACGCCTACTCGCCCCCAGCGAAAGAACGTGTCAGCCGGGAAGCGTTTCGGTCGTGAGGACTCAATGTGTAATCATTGCAACGCTAACTTTTACTATattcattaataaagtaaacatttattataCTGCCATCTGACCCAAACTTGACACTGTTTTTATAGCAGCTTAGCCTGTCACGTGGTTTCAGGAGGCTCCTCTCATGCTGCCCAAAGTGGGTCAGTAGATCAGTGGAGCACCATTATCTGCATCCTGAAGAGAAAACATAAGGTTGCAGAACAAATGATTTAGTACTTACTGTTAAGTTAAGTCCAAAATCAAATTGCTGCAAAGATATTCTCTGTTCAATTCCAGGTCCAAAGTGCACTACTTCGGTCAACTTAGAAATACACCAAGTCCTCAAGAGTGTACAATTCTTTGTGCATgctattttcagaacattttaaacaaattatcCTAGATATATATGGGTGAATAAGAAGAGTCATTGCCATTTTTATCAACAACTCTTCCTCCTTTTGTGAGAAAAACAGGAGAATATGGGTCAGCATCTGTCAAGTTGAAAACCGTTCTCACTTTTCAGTCTGTCAAGTTGAAAACCGTTCTCACTTTTCATTAGTCCAGTTTTCCAAGACAAATGTCACATTGTAAAGTAAACTTGTCCTGAGAAGGAGGAAGGCCAGTGTTACAGCATTATATAAACGTTAGGTAAGTCTAGAGCCCAGATCCCATTCAGTTCACGGACCTGTTATACTTTAAACTCAAGCATAGCggtctttgtgtgtgagagtttgtttgtgtgtgagggagcATCTCCCACAGCCAGACAAACAGCCTGAGTGTGGTATCAGCCTTTTTAAAAACGATTACCACAAACCATTGCAAACATTTGTGTGACCCTATTGTTAGCTCATGAAAAGGTTAGGCTTTTGAGGATGAAAATGGTCAATGTTGAgcctaaaacaaaatatatatccaATTATTTGTGGCTTATACCCACAATTTGTTTTCTGCATAactgtattttatgtaaatagtgtctttttcatttgttgcaATAGTCTTATCTTTTATAATTGTACtatttttgaatttgtatttttggctacgtattcttctttctgtgtctctgtatgcaTCACTTAAACCAAcgcaaattcctcgtatgtgtaaacctacttgctaataaaactgattctgaaTCAAACTGTGAGATAATCtgttaataaatcaaattagATTTGAAATAGATATTTagtcaacattttataaaacattcacaGAACAGttatttaattgtctttttattaAAGTAGCAAAGACATGAATTGGCTGCAGGCACTTGTAATTTTTATCCCCtacccaaaaaataaaagaattcATGGTGAATTATTAGAAGAGTCTTTGTAAAGCCTTGCCACTAAGCTCTGAAGGTTGTTGTTTCAGTGTCTCCTGAGTAAGTTGCCCGTCTTCATATTTCAGATGTCCCTGCAGAGGAGGGCCGCGCTGGCTCATCGCTGCCCGGCGTCGAGCTGCCCAGGAAACGGAAAGGAGATATGGAGGAGAGGTCAGGCCCGCACCTTGATATGTTTTCATAAATACTCCTTCCTGTTATAAAATAACCCTCATAATGTCCTATCTGACAGTCTGAGCGTGGACTGCAAGATGGATGATGACATCAGCAGGTAAACAAGCTTCTGATATTCTTCACACACCTTTCAAGAGAATACTGGCAAAGAGCTTGAATTTTGATCCCTTTCATTGCAGATCTGAAGAAGAGGATCagcatgtcaaaataaaaagcttcaggtatttatattttttacatccAATGACTGTCTGCAAAagtttcaaggttcaaggtgGATTTGTGTTATTTACTGTTTGATGTAAGCAGCTAATTTACAACCacaatataattacattttgaagtatGTATTTACCCCCAAAATGGATCCAGTTGGATTGAAAATGTCCGATTTGTGACTGTTCCTGCAGGGAACCCCACCGACAGATAGAGAAGCGGCGGAGGGACAAGATGAACAACCTGATAGACGAGCTGTTGGCCGTGATCCCCGCCTGTCAGCCCATGGCGCAGAAGCCGGACAAACTGACTGTGCTGCGGAAAGCTGTGCAACACCTGAAAGCCCTCAAAGGTAACTCTGAACCCACCTGGGTATTTGAAACATCAGCGGCGTGTATTACCCTCCATCTGAAAGCTAGGGTGTCATGTGTTTGCAGTCGGGACCAGCAGCATATTTGCAGACACAACCAACAGGCCCTCCATCCTACCCCAGGACGACCTCAGCCACCTTCTGCTCAGGGTAGATACACATGGACCGACCCTAGTCCCACAGAACACTGTATAGAAAGATTTTAACACAACATGCTGATGGAGACCAAACCTATCTATCTGTGTAatatctctatctatctgtaTAGCAGGCTGAAGACGGTTTCATGTTAGTAGTAAGCTGTGACCGGGCTAAAATCCTCTTCATCTCCGAGTCTGTCTGCAAGATCCTCAACTTCAGCCAGGTATGTTGCACTTCAACATGATGAGATATAGATATGGATGTAGGTTGACTTAAATCATTAGGGTAAAGAGTAAAAGCTTGGTTTattttgactgaaatgttggTGTTAATCGGTTCCAAACCTTTAAAGAAGGCCTAAGTAGATATTTTTAAAACCTATCATTGTGTGTCTTTACATATTATGCGTGCAAACTGAAGCTCATGACACATTCTGTTGAATCTCTCATAAAGACTTGAAAGTACTGCAAGTTAATATTCAAGGCCACCATTCTCTGagctccttttccttttttaaattctgtttgGCAGGCATAACGACACACCTGCTTTACCACACAAACAAGGATTGCAGATTAGGAGGTGCATCAGGATACACAAtcagacaaaaaaatgaaacaataaggAAACGGGTAGCAGATATCCTTAAAAGACAATAACATGCAGAGATAGAAAATCACTACaaaagagacaggaaaaaacaacagcagcagcagcaagatAAATTACAGCAACATCTACATAGCTTGCCCTCATGGCTGCATGTTATTTGCGTTGTCAGTTGGAGCTGACTGGGCGGAGCCTGTTCGATTTCCTTCATCCCAAAGACATCAACAAGGTGAAGGAACAGCTGTCGTCTTGGGTGTCTCCACGGCAACACATCATCGATGCTGCTAGTAAGTCTGTTTGCCCTGTAACGTCTGAGAATCTGTGAGATCTCACGTTACACTATATGTTATAAGGAATTATATCTCTGTATGTGCAGCTGGGGTTCAGGTCCAGACGGATGTCCACGTGAAGCCGACCCACTTGTCCTCTGGAGCGCGGAGATCCTTCTTCTGCCGGATGAAGCACAGCCGGGTGGCGGGGAAGAAAGAGGACAAACACTTGCTGCCCTgtactgcaaaaaaaaaaggtgggtTCCGACTGGAATCATCTGTCAATCATAACTCAAATGTATAGAAGCAGCTGGAAACTTTCTAATCCTGTTCGTTTTGTTATTCCAATCTCCCAGGCAATAATCTcaatttttcaaatatttaatgacCTTGTTTTTGTTCCCACAGACACCTACAGATACTGTCCCCTGCACTGCACTGGATACATGCGGAGCTGGCCCAGCAGCCAGCTGGATTCGGAGGGAGATGCTGAGAAGGAGACACCAAGCCTGAGCTGCCTGGTGATGCTTTGTCGCCTCCTCCCCCACGGCTCCCCCCAGCCTCCCAAAGACATCAATGCTAAGCCCTCTGCATTCGTCACCCGCTATTCCATCGACGGCAAGTTCACTTTTGTAGAACAACTGTGAGTTTCCCGATTCTACATTTGCGGAGGctcatttctattcatttttgAAGCATTACAATCCTGAGAGATACGGAAAGTTAGAGTAGCTGATGTCCCcctgtgtcctctctctgtcccagAGCCACGACAGTCATCGGTTATCTGCCGCAGGAAGTCCTCGGCACGTCGTGTTACGAGTACTTCCATCAGGATGACCTGCAGCACCtagcagagaaacacaggcaAGGTGATGAAGCAAAGCAACACAGCTAATCTGATTCTATTagaaacatttggaaaatgtgttgacCTCATTCACTAGTTTTTACTGTGGTCATAACACTCGTGTCCAATCTGTTGGCAGTTCTTAGAAGCAAAGAGAAGATTGAGACGCAGTGCTACAAGTTCAAAACGAAAAGCGGCTCCTATGTTTCCCTCCAAAGTCAGTGGTTTAGCTTCACAAACCCGTGGACCAAAGAAGTTGAGTTTGTCGTGTCTTCAAACAGGGTTATGTCGTAAGTATTGattcatttacaaacataaGTGTTACCAAATACGATCTAGGTTTTAATCCTGATACATTCTACTTCTTTGATGGTTGCAGAATCTTTGTTTCTGTGATGATTTCATACAAAGATTGGCTTCTGATCATAAATACACTTTTGCACCAGCAGGGGGCCCGGTCACATAAAAGATGAGGAGGCAGGCCGCCTGAATGCTCTGCAAggttataaatacagtatattctgtAGGTTCACAAAGGCATTTATTTCTGATGTAggatttttaacattaaagtttggtatgtttcttttcttcctcagaGGAGTCAAAGCAAATACCCATAATTCCTAGCCTTTCCAATGGTGTGGGCACAATGATCTATGCAGGCAGCATAGGGAGCCAAATTGCAAATGACCTCATCGACTCGTACAGGTTTGTTGTGTGTTCATATACACAAAAATGTTATGGAAATAGGTGGTCCTGGGAGCTCATGACCAAACACATGCAACATCCAAAGCATCTTTACAAATGTAACACATGAAAACATCAATGTGACCTATTGCAGTCATTTTAACTTGCATCATTCAGCGATTATATAAATTTCTAAACATTTGATGCTAGGTTTACAGCAGATATCAGGACTAATATCTGATTTAACTCAAGAAGAATgtaaatgactttaaatgcaACGCATGTCATCAAATTGATATCTTTGAGTCAATTCAAGTTGGTGAATTCTTTCTCAATTTGCTTATTTTGAGCTCTCAGGGCCACCATAGGACTGCTTCACTATTTTACAGGCCTTCTGGAGGAATGGGTTAAAGATGTCATAATGGTTTTAGGGGTACGATACATCAGACAGGAATaggaaattttaaaaaagtatacaCCATATGAATATAAACATCTATATCAagcttaaaataatatttctaatTCATTTAGAAACTATAAAttgatatttacagtatattatCTCCTGTGCAGGATGAACTCCTCTCCATCCAGCGGAGCTTCCAGTTCGTTTCTCTCAGCCAATGAGAAATGTCCCCTGGTGTCTCCACCAACCAGCACCAGTGTGAGTGTCCACTCCTTCACCACAGCACTTGGAGGCAACTTACACTTTCTCATTACATTGCTCACAGTCTTCAAACTTCCCTCatcacacttaaaaaaaacaaagaagatatGTGGTATTAAAATGCAAAATTGACCAGATCATAAACAGACtatctttgaatgttgtttctcgctttgttttttttttacacgtcAGTGGAGGGAGACGAAATATAAGGCCTGTGTTTGAATGTCACATGTCTTGTTTCAGGCATCCAGCGGAGGGGGGGCAGCGAGCAGCTCATCACAGCCTGACTCCAGGACAGCAGCTGGCGCCAGCAGTGCAACATCTGACAGCTCAGGTAATGTCAACAGGATTATTAAAAAAACGGTTATCAGTTATTCTATACTTCTACgcaaagaagaataaaaaactcGTGAAACCTGCTCAGAGgagtaaaaaaaatcaaatgccGATGTATGTTTTATGAAGGTAAAACAACCACTCCTAAATCCTTAAAAAATTGCCTTCAGTGGGTGAACCACGGCAGTGATTTTGGGTTTAGAGCTAATTTCCAATTCTGCCACCCAACATGTTTCAATCCTCCTGTTTTAGACTTTGTCTCCTGATTTCTTGTTGTGTCTTGGCTCTGTTCCACCAGGCGAGGTGTCCCAGCTGGCCCTGGACGGCATGGTGGTGCCGGCGCTCAGCAACTTCAGCAACGACGAGGCAGCAATGGCCGTCATCATGAGCCTCCTGGAGACGGAGGTAAACGTGGGTCAATCCGGGGACTTTGAGGACTTACACTGGCCCTTCTAAAGGGTGCACAGACTTTAAACTCTTACGAGCTGGGTGGCCGTTTCCTGCTGTGAACCTTCAGTTTATTCTGCACCTGACCCAGATGGCCTTTCAGTTGACCCGCTGGAATTGTACCAAAGACTGCACCATGTACTCACAAGAGTTAATGGGATTTATTGTTACTGTAATTACCTTGCTTTGTCTCTTGCCTGAATGTGAGGTTCAAGTGTCCCGGAGCTTGTGGAGATTTAGTGTCTTCAGGGACATTTCATTGTCCTCAGGAGGGTTCGAGCCCAATGAGTGATGAAGGTCTGGAGGAGGATCCCACTCCTGCCATGTGCGGTGCTGCTAGAGAAACTCCTGTAATGcacatctttcttttcttaagtatttaatattaaatgtgcACTAAAGGGCTATTCTTTTACTGTGTTCATCACATTAATCCACCGTAACTGAACTCctgataaaatatgaaaagtcCCCCGTCTTAACAAGGACAAGCTAACCTGTTTTAGACCAGAGGTTATTACTCTCTTTTATACCCTTTCTTCTAAACCTATTTTGAAAACACTGCACAAAGTACGAACAAACTGATTTATTTCCGAAATTCCACAACAGcctgtaaaagaaaagaagaaattagtACAGCCCACTT from Eleginops maclovinus isolate JMC-PN-2008 ecotype Puerto Natales chromosome 17, JC_Emac_rtc_rv5, whole genome shotgun sequence harbors:
- the LOC134879087 gene encoding basic helix-loop-helix ARNT-like protein 1 isoform X2 yields the protein MRQQPPPGAPRTRVLVCGMSAGFGEWAADRPADVPAEEGRAGSSLPGVELPRKRKGDMEESLSVDCKMDDDISRSEEEDQHVKIKSFREPHRQIEKRRRDKMNNLIDELLAVIPACQPMAQKPDKLTVLRKAVQHLKALKVGTSSIFADTTNRPSILPQDDLSHLLLRAEDGFMLVVSCDRAKILFISESVCKILNFSQLELTGRSLFDFLHPKDINKVKEQLSSWVSPRQHIIDAATGVQVQTDVHVKPTHLSSGARRSFFCRMKHSRVAGKKEDKHLLPCTAKKKDTYRYCPLHCTGYMRSWPSSQLDSEGDAEKETPSLSCLVMLCRLLPHGSPQPPKDINAKPSAFVTRYSIDGKFTFVEQLATTVIGYLPQEVLGTSCYEYFHQDDLQHLAEKHRQVLRSKEKIETQCYKFKTKSGSYVSLQSQWFSFTNPWTKEVEFVVSSNRVMSRGPGHIKDEEAGRLNALQEESKQIPIIPSLSNGVGTMIYAGSIGSQIANDLIDSYRMNSSPSSGASSSFLSANEKCPLVSPPTSTSASSGGGAASSSSQPDSRTAAGASSATSDSSGEVSQLALDGMVVPALSNFSNDEAAMAVIMSLLETEVNVGQSGDFEDLHWPF
- the LOC134879087 gene encoding basic helix-loop-helix ARNT-like protein 1 isoform X1, which produces MRQQPPPGAPRTRVLVCGMSAGFGEWAADRPADVPAEEGRAGSSLPGVELPRKRKGDMEESLSVDCKMDDDISRSEEEDQHVKIKSFREPHRQIEKRRRDKMNNLIDELLAVIPACQPMAQKPDKLTVLRKAVQHLKALKVGTSSIFADTTNRPSILPQDDLSHLLLRQAEDGFMLVVSCDRAKILFISESVCKILNFSQLELTGRSLFDFLHPKDINKVKEQLSSWVSPRQHIIDAATGVQVQTDVHVKPTHLSSGARRSFFCRMKHSRVAGKKEDKHLLPCTAKKKDTYRYCPLHCTGYMRSWPSSQLDSEGDAEKETPSLSCLVMLCRLLPHGSPQPPKDINAKPSAFVTRYSIDGKFTFVEQLATTVIGYLPQEVLGTSCYEYFHQDDLQHLAEKHRQVLRSKEKIETQCYKFKTKSGSYVSLQSQWFSFTNPWTKEVEFVVSSNRVMSRGPGHIKDEEAGRLNALQEESKQIPIIPSLSNGVGTMIYAGSIGSQIANDLIDSYRMNSSPSSGASSSFLSANEKCPLVSPPTSTSASSGGGAASSSSQPDSRTAAGASSATSDSSGEVSQLALDGMVVPALSNFSNDEAAMAVIMSLLETEVNVGQSGDFEDLHWPF
- the LOC134879087 gene encoding basic helix-loop-helix ARNT-like protein 2 isoform X3, which translates into the protein MRQQPPPGAPRTRVLVCGMSAGFGEWAADRPADVPAEEGRAGSSLPGVELPRKRKGDMEESLSVDCKMDDDISRSEEEDQHVKIKSFREPHRQIEKRRRDKMNNLIDELLAVIPACQPMAQKPDKLTVLRKAVQHLKALKVGTSSIFADTTNRPSILPQDDLSHLLLRQAEDGFMLVVSCDRAKILFISESVCKILNFSQLELTGRSLFDFLHPKDINKVKEQLSSWVSPRQHIIDAATGVQVQTDVHVKPTHLSSGARRSFFCRMKHSRVAGKKEDKHLLPCTAKKKDTYRYCPLHCTGYMRSWPSSQLDSEGDAEKETPSLSCLVMLCRLLPHGSPQPPKDINAKPSAFVTRYSIDGKFTFVEQLATTVIGYLPQEVLGTSCYEYFHQDDLQHLAEKHRQVLRSKEKIETQCYKFKTKSGSYVSLQSQWFSFTNPWTKEVEFVVSSNRVMSGPGHIKDEEAGRLNALQEESKQIPIIPSLSNGVGTMIYAGSIGSQIANDLIDSYRMNSSPSSGASSSFLSANEKCPLVSPPTSTSASSGGGAASSSSQPDSRTAAGASSATSDSSGEVSQLALDGMVVPALSNFSNDEAAMAVIMSLLETEVNVGQSGDFEDLHWPF
- the LOC134879087 gene encoding basic helix-loop-helix ARNT-like protein 2 isoform X4 — translated: MRQQPPPGAPRTRVLVCGMSAGFGEWAADRPADVPAEEGRAGSSLPGVELPRKRKGDMEESLSVDCKMDDDISRSEEEDQHVKIKSFREPHRQIEKRRRDKMNNLIDELLAVIPACQPMAQKPDKLTVLRKAVQHLKALKVGTSSIFADTTNRPSILPQDDLSHLLLRAEDGFMLVVSCDRAKILFISESVCKILNFSQLELTGRSLFDFLHPKDINKVKEQLSSWVSPRQHIIDAATGVQVQTDVHVKPTHLSSGARRSFFCRMKHSRVAGKKEDKHLLPCTAKKKDTYRYCPLHCTGYMRSWPSSQLDSEGDAEKETPSLSCLVMLCRLLPHGSPQPPKDINAKPSAFVTRYSIDGKFTFVEQLATTVIGYLPQEVLGTSCYEYFHQDDLQHLAEKHRQVLRSKEKIETQCYKFKTKSGSYVSLQSQWFSFTNPWTKEVEFVVSSNRVMSGPGHIKDEEAGRLNALQEESKQIPIIPSLSNGVGTMIYAGSIGSQIANDLIDSYRMNSSPSSGASSSFLSANEKCPLVSPPTSTSASSGGGAASSSSQPDSRTAAGASSATSDSSGEVSQLALDGMVVPALSNFSNDEAAMAVIMSLLETEVNVGQSGDFEDLHWPF